DNA sequence from the Myxocyprinus asiaticus isolate MX2 ecotype Aquarium Trade chromosome 3, UBuf_Myxa_2, whole genome shotgun sequence genome:
CAACAACAACTGTTAAAAAGTCACATCATACCATATCATAAAACTAGTCATATGTTTATTATCATTTGAGTACTACtgtaaaatgcataaattaattaaaaaagcaacaaatatTTGGACATGAATTTTGGATGTCATTTTAAAGTTCAAAGAAATTTCATGAAACAAATTAGGAAATCCACATGCACTATGATGTATCATGTACATTGCACAAACAGATCATGTTTCATAtactacatactgtacagtacaaaTAAATAAGAGAAACTTAGTCTCAGATTAGACTCATGACAATATCAGTTACTGACTGAAAATACGTGATTAGTCAAATATGTGATGTCTTCAGAGCAAGCCACATTTCTTGTCCAAAGCAGGGTGTCACATCCCATCTGTATCACTCCCAGTAGTGTTGTCCAGGATGGACTGCACATTCTCTTTAACTGTGAACCTTTTGGTTCTTAGTGCACGTTTCCTGTTATAAGACCACATTTGGAGCATTTCTTTAGAACCAAGACATAGATACAGAAAAATACTGTTCACAAAAGTGATTATTACAACTCATTGGGCTACGATGTGATGGTTCGATTAAAAGTGATTATATAAAAGAGTTAAAGTCCAACCTCCTGTAATAGAAGTTGCATCGTCCTCTAACTTTGCAGTTAGTTAAGACGTCTTCCTCAGAAAACCTTTCCGGAAACAAATAAGACTGCAGGAATGGAAAAACACATGCCACTTTTATTGATGTATAAACATCTACTTTTCTATTGATATATCAGAGCAAAGCAAAAAGAATGGGgctattattaaagggatagtacaccccaaaattttaattctctcatcatttactcaccctcatgccatcccagatgtgtatgactttctttcttctgcagaacacaaacaaaggtttttaaaagaatatttcagctctgtagttcctaacaatgcaagtgaatggtgaccaaaacgttgaagctTCTGAAGTCATTCTGTTGGTTTTggatgaaaacagaccaaaatgtaactcatttttcactgtatttcttgccattgcagtctctaggcaagatcatgattttaagctcgattacacttcctagtgctagattgcgctataggaagtgtaacagagcttgaaatcatgatcgctaaggagactgctgtcaggctgtatagtgaaaaaggagttatattttggtctgttctcacccaaaaccaactggatcgcttcagaagacatggattaaaacactggagtcgtatggattacttttatgctgcctttaagtgctttttggagcttcaaaggactggccaccattcacttgcattgaattaacctacagagatattcttctaaaagtcttcgtttgtgttctacagaagaaagtcatacacatctgggatggcatgagggtgaatatatgatgagagaattttaatttttaggtgaactgtccatCAAAAAAGATGCCTACATTGTACTCCCCAGATGTTTGGCTCTGTGACTCTTCACTCATGTCTGTGTGAGGATAAAAGGAACAATGTTCAATAAAGAAAACATTGTTGACATTGCTCATGCAGCCACATGTATCTGTCACAATTAGATAACCAATTCATTTTAGCATGTTATGGGAGGGAAAATAGTCAGAATTACCCTTTTCACACCTCTCCCTGCACTCCTCCTCACTAGTCTGACTTTTCAGCTGTGAATAAAATGTAAGCAAACCGTTTAATGAATAAAAAGAATACATAACATTGCAGTGAATTCTGAAGGGTGTTTTGTTTGCATTTACATCTGTTTAAAAGAAAGTTCTTTAAAATTACCTCAAACGAACTCAGCAAGGAACTGTCTTCTGAGTTCTGAGTGATAAAAAAGTCATTAACAACATACAAATCATTGTATAAACCATTACACAATGGCTGTACATTTTCTGCCTATAAATAATATTCCTACATCAGACCGACAGAGGAACAGGAAGCCTAACTCTTCAGGCAAACTAATGTTTCATCTGTGCCATTAATACATAGAATGCTCACTCTGTGTTGCAAAAGCGTGGTTTTTAAGCATGCGTACCACTTGAATTGGGGTTTTCTGTTTACGGAGTTTTGCTTGAAGAGCAAGAACTTCTCCTTGAGTTCGGAACAACTGGACTTGAAGTTCATCATATCGTTCTCCCATCTCCCGGATCTGTTTGCGATACTGGTCCTTGTCTTGAAGGTTTTTTGAGTTCTCCAAATGGTACTCCTCTCTCGTAGAAATAGCCTATCAAAAGGGATGTGTCAAACAATTCTAATGGTTTCATGTAGATTCAATGTTAAACATACTGTAAGACCAGTCAAATTATAACAAAAGTTGTATGGGTGGGGGGGCTACTGTGCCACTAAAACATAGAGGAACTTAGTGGGCCCTCCCCTTCATCAGAGTGCCCAGGACAATGTTTACGGTGGTCCCCCCTCACAATAACATTACCTTGTCTCTTTCTTTGATGACTTCTTCCAGCTGCTTCAGGATGTCTTCCATTCGGTCACGATACATTGTGGAGTCCTTCTTTAACATTGTGCACTTCAGTTCCAACTCATCTTTCTCCTCTCGATACTAAAATCCAAAAAACACAAtgacacaaaatataaaaaatatagataCTGACTATCTGAAAATAATTTCCTACTATTTCATATTAATAATTCAAATGAAATTTACTGTGAATCCAGGTCTTAGCTACGAAACTATTTAACAGTCTGCATGTATAAAAAGAGTGGTACCTTATCACGTAGCTTCTCTGCATCATGGAGATCTCTGCGAATATTGTAGACGTCATTCACCAGCTCTTGGTATTGAGCCTGACTCTGTTGCTTAAAATCCTCTAAGGACTGTGGATCAAGATTTTCATGCTCCTTTAGGGAAATAAAATTATTGTGTTTAATTGACATTCTATTCAGCTATCCTGAAAGTCtaagacagtggttctcaactttaTTGATTCCAAGGTCCCCTATTGTCCAATACAATATTAGATCCCCTCCCTCCTCAAAAGagtgtcaatagattaaaataaataatcatgattaatttcaTGATTCCAGATGTTTCAGATATGGTCATtcatcttgtttttgtttttttgtttttttttgtgtgtgtgtttttaacattttcatttagatatattatttttaaagagacaattcacccaaaaatgaagtgtgactttatttcttctgcagaacacaaacaaagattttttagaagaatatctcagctctgtaggtccataaaatgcaactgaatggtgatcaaaactttgaagctccaaaaagaacataaacgCCGCataaaatccataagactccagtattttaatcaatgtcttccgaagcaatccaattggttttgggtgaaaacagaccaaaatgtaactaatttatcACTGTGAgtcttgacattgcagtctctaggcatgatcatgatttcaagatcgagtacacttcctagtgcttgatgcatccgcagagcgctagatggcattaggaagtgtaatcaagcttgaaatcatgatcatatacatctaggatggcatgtgggtcagtaaatgatgagagaattaacattttgggtgaactattcctttaatataactTATTTTACATGGGTTTGATTGATTTCGTGGCCCCTTTGGAGGTTTGCTGAGGCTCTGACCCCCTGGTTGAAAACCATTGATCTATGAGAGCCATGGCTACAGTGAACTACTAAAACGTATTTACCTTAGAAGCACTTTCAAGCTCTTGTATACGGGCAGTGAGGAGATCATTTTCCCTCTGCATCTGCCAAATCATCTCTTGACTCGGCCTCTGCTCCATTGCATTTTTCAAGGTTATTGTCTTTTTACGTTGAATCTTTGAATCACTCTCTGCATTCATTAAGCTGTGCTTTAGTCTCTCAATCTAATGAAAAGGcaatgagaaagaaaaaagacgaaataaaattacattaattttgaagaattagattatttatttaatactttcTCTTAGACTTTGCCCTTTCCCAGTTAACATGCTCTTCCCAATACCTGACCTACAATGGCACTCACAGATATCAACACCTTGGTTAACCCCATAGGTGTGATTATACAATTTTAGTCTTACCCCCTTATCTGAATTTAAGATGTTGTGATTTAGTCGAATATTTTGTACTTTAAGTGCGAGAAGTCACAAGTTCGATCCTTGCTCAACTGACAAATTTGTAAATAAATCAATTACAATGTCATCTGTTTGTCAGTAAATACATCTCAGTAGCAGTGGCATATTTAACTGCACTTTataaactgtccaataagtgaaagaatAGTTTTTAGTGTAAAAAGCCCCCCATTTGCAGGCCCCcataaaacaagttttttttttttttttcataagtgaggtgaatagatttgatatgaaaaatgttcaaagtgagcTCACATTGActtatccaatcacaatggagattaatttgtttagaatacttgagatgttataaaatgcccaagtgtggggtaaaaggctccctcgccaccataaaaaaaaaaaaaaaagtttaatcaaaacaaccttctgttattatttcttttcacacaaatcatgttgctccatcaatattcaataaaagtcTATCTTGATTTAATCCGGTTCCTAATCTCATTTAATCATACAATTtttgtgcctttagccccattgtaccctattaaATTTtaggttaaataatatttttcgtTTCAAATTTTTCTCTGtaaattatttctttataatttagGTGCTGTAGCTGGTCACCAATTACTTTACATTTTCTATGTAATAATGATATAATAATTCTTCGGCTTTGTTGCAGTTCATTTCAAGGGTCCTTGCAGTGTGACAGAGTTATGAATGCTACTCAAAACAGCAAtcaactacaaattactaattacttatctaaaattgtaattagcCTACTTctattaaaaagtaattacattgcTAATTACCTTTACTTTTTTAAAGCACTTCACTTAAGTTTGTTTTTAcgctcaacgaattcaaaataatatctatatttcttCATTGTCGCACACAAATCATACACTCATGACCATAAGCTTCTCACTTAAAATGACTTGTTAGGCtgtcagctgtcacagaaacacaaacagatgtatatCCTACAGTATAATCATTAATGGTTTAAATGTAATCTacataaataataacattttagaaAAATGTGTCACCCAAGTAATGCACATAAAAGTAATTGACTAAATTAAAGGTCAGtacctgtaatctgattacaagaatttaaaatgtaatgtattttctactttttttttgtactaaaagtaattagattacagatCATTTTATCCCCAACACGTGAATTTTTAAAAGCAGTCTACAAGTATTCCATGCAGTCATGCTATGGACTGTGGGAGACCCATTATGCAAATGTAATGAAAACATGTGTTGAGATATACATAGCTGGACTATGCCAACTTTGATCACCTCCAGCTGGAGGTCTCGGTTACTCATGAGCGCGCAGTTCTTCTCTTCGCTCAGTCGGGTCAGATCGTGCATCAGTCGGTAATTCTCGTCTCTCAGTTTACGCGCCTCTTCGCAAACACGTTCGCGCTCTTCTCGCATACGCTGCACGCGCTCCTGCTGCTTGTGCAGCTCAGTCTCGCACAGCTGCAGCTGGCGGATGGTGTTCAGCTGCTCCTCCGCCTGCGCAGACATCTCGCGCCTCGCCCTCCGCTCGTCCTGCGCGAGCTTCTGCAGGCGAGACACCTCGCTCATGAGGAACTGAGTGAGTCCGCATTCCCCGGCTGTGTCTGAGGGGACAGACACAGAGCTACTATCAGAGCTACTCCAACATGTTTTTCATAAAACCATTAGGGGTCATACACCGTCCCCAtttccacccccccaccccctacTCACCAATAAGTATAGAGAAGACCCGAGCAGGCTCTTTGCCGGTGATTTTGCGGTACACGTCTGGATAGTCAAGCTCAAGACTTTCTAGAAATGCCTCGTATCCTTTTAGTCCAGTTCTTTGTAAAATGTCCAGCAGCACCCCTAAGAGTGAATAAATTTAGACATTCGTCAAGTAGTCTATGCAGATAAATCAATGTTGCTTTCTGAACATGACACTTCAGATTATACTTCAGCACATGGTTTGAAATCATGTAACAGTTGAATTGAACAGGTGGTCTGTCAACTCTTACCAACTTTTCGCCGTCTGATAACCAGACTGGGGTCGTTGTAGATCTGTTCCTCATCTTCACTGCTCAGCACCTTACACTGTCTCAGATAAGGTGTTATCCTGGAGGGCTCAATGGTCTTGATGAGAAGCATTCTGTAATCCTCCAGCCGTGCCCAGCACTCATCATCTTCCTCCAACTCAAAACCGCCTGGGCCATCAGACATGACAAGAACTGTCTCTTGGCTTGATATGTGTTGTTTGTTAGCTCCTTGTAAAGCTAAACTATACTACACGTCTAACTCAGATAAACAGCTTCAGGAAATGAAGTTCATCGAGCACTGTGGCAGAAGTTCCCTTTTCCAGTTCAGTTCTTACAATTTCCCTCTATTACATAATAAATTGTACACTGCAATGCAATACTCTTTGTGTGTTTGCTTGCGTGAATGAGTACATCAAAATGAAACTGAAGATCCAGTCAACTGGATACAATATTTGGTCTTAtgattttaacccttaaatgcatacctcaagCCTTTAATGACCCGGGACTCCATTTCACtgcctgtacctcatccattttatGGAGCTGTGCCCGAACCTATTTTATATTCCTCAgtctttctcttataaatagtgtaacacacacacatacacacaattataattattattatttttttaaataatggcttaagtaccaaaagtgtcaTTAGGGTCAGACCCTAGGTATATAATagtgtctgtttttcttttgcacttccataaatcatatttttatgattatttcatatcaatatctatcacatgatatctatttctttattacaagagaaattagtattttatcattttgaatttctgtgcaacaatcacatacatattatacatgctagtTCTTCCTCAAGGgagcactgttgtttcagtgatttatATTTGCTATTTGATAAAGaaacaacgtggaagtaaactatagcaagtacaacacatgaacaataTGATTTGGGTATTGACATTAGGGTAAACTACTGAAATTACTACTGAAGTTTAGCATCTGTTTGGAGTCAATAACTGCCtgagacgggctggtttgagaatttctgtaactgctgatctcctgggattttcacgcacaatagtctctagagtttactcagaatgatgccaaaaaaaaaacttccagtgagcggcagttctgcggacagaaacgctttgttgatgagagaggtcagcagagaatggtcagactggttcgagctgacagaaaggctacagtaactcagataaccgctctgtacaattgtagtgagaagaatatcatctcagaacgcacaacacatcgaaccttgaagCGGATGGGCTATAACTGCGGAaaaccacgtcaggcactttattaggaccatagtgttcctaataaagtgatcagggagtgtaatattaaaacattacaaaatgtcaTACAAATACAAGGAACACTTCTACAGGGAATTTTATTCAACAAAACTGTCATATACACAATAATTTAAGAATAATTTAACAACAGTCAAGTGTAAAATTTCTAATCTTATTGGACAGAACATATTTTGGAATATCCTTGACAAAATATATGGATAGTATAAAATAACTTTCATATATCGGTGCAATGAGTTGTCCCTCAAAATTCTGCGATAAAGTTGAAACAGTCCTACAATAATCTTCACAGATTCAACAGAATCTGAGGCTATTGGTACTCCATTTTCTGGCATGCAGAATGAACAAGTGATAATTCTTATGTAACTGGACGTAGTCATCTTCTTTGCATTTTTGTACTGATTCCTGAGAACTGTGCTGCTGATGCCTCGTTTTCATTTGTGTCATTACAATGTTAGGAACTTACTGCAGCTGGTGGCTGATCATTGTCTCGAGTCTTTTGTAAATGCATGTCCACAACTTCATCTTCATCAGGCAGTTCACATTCCTCACTTGGGTATATGGTTGCCAACAGGGCAGGTATGGTAAAGCATGACAAAAAACAAGCCTTACAAAGCTGGTATGATGGATTTGTGGCAAACCTTTCAGCCACCAGTTTGTGGATGGCAGCTATTTGAGCCTCCTCTTTCCCAGATTGATATTCTTGTGGCAAGACCTTGGCTGCAATCAAAGTTTTTTTTGCCTTGAGCAAAGAGGTCAGTGTTTTGATGCTGGCCACAGAGGGTGGGAGGTACGGCAAAGTGATGTCTAGATGAGGCAGTGAAATTCCACCTTTCCCATTCATCCAGTCATCTACTTCAAGTGAATGGTCAGGGAATACTAAATTAGGATTCAAATTCAAACTCTCAGCGGGAAGATCAGGATTAGGGATTGACTGTTTACTTGGTTTTGTGATTTGAGGTACAATTGATGGAACTACAATTGGAGATGACAAGGCCAGAGTGTGGAGGAGAGATCTATTAGAAGCAGAACGCAGAGAAATGGGTTGTACTATTGTGATTGGCAAACCTTGCTTTTGGATGACGGATGGCTGTTGAAAAGCTGTTATAGGAACACAAGCATTTTAGCAACACCTGGAGGCTTTGCCACTGCGACTTTATCGACTGGCTTGAATACGACTGGTCCGCTAATCAAAGTTGGTACACTCAATGGAAAAGGACGGACACTGAGAACATTTGTGGCAGCTGGAGACACACTGGGACCTGTTGATGGACAAAAAGATAGATGTTGCCTTGCAGAGGTTTCTTTAGAGGATGAAAAAGACAATTCTAAAACAGAGTCTGAGAAGTTCTCTGCAGAAACTGTTGGTTGACTAGCTTCAGTGTGTGCAAAGGAGTCTATCTGATCCACTATGATGGGTGTTTGGGATGACATCTGAGTGGTAGTGTTTGGTATACTTTGGTTCTGTACTAGGGTATTAGAGGTGTTTGGATGGCTAAACTATTGCCTGTAGAGGTAATGTTTATAAAAGGAGGCATTGGGTGATCTCTGGAGGCATTTTAGACAGAAATACAAGGGGAAGCAGGGCAGAAGATGATGGGTTTGGATTGGTTGAGATGCAAGGAAGAGTAGTGTTATTAAGCGGGCAGGTGTCTGGCATGATCAGGGACTGGTTGCCTGAGATATTAGCAGACACATTCCAGTCACAGGTACAAACCCACTGGGGGTAAGTAACCATCTTATCACCTGTGGCTGTCTTGTAATggttggaaaaacaacacactgTTTGCCCTGGTTTTGTTTAGCTAACCTTTTTTTTTGCAAGCTTTAGATTTAGCCTCTTCCATTAGGGCTTGAACTTTCTCAGTTGGTTTACAGGTGCGTTTTGTCTTCCTGACTATTTTTGAGCTATCCATAGATGGTGATTTGGATGTTGGGCTGGAGGTTTTGGTTGGTTGTTCTAGTGCTCTCAACTGTATGAGTGGCAGAGGAATTTGTGGTACTGTCCGTGGTTGTGATCGTGTTAGTACATTGAGCAATAGAGTCTACACTGCCTTTTTTGGCAGCATAATGTCAAGAGTGTTGGGTTGATTCACAGTGGGTGTCATCTGCCTGACAGGTTACTGGGCATTGTTGAAAACATGAAACGGCTGCAAAGGCAGTGGATGTTGAGGTGGTCCTGCCAGTTCCTTGTGTTCAGTTTTCAAGAGTTTTCTCTCCTGAAGCATCACTGAGACTGTGTTAGAAGGAACTAAACAACCATAAGACGTTTGATTACAAAACTGAAGGAAACATTGACACTGGGTTGTGACTATTTTCTTAAAGAAAGAATGAGGATAGCTTCTATCATTGGTTATCCTTCATGTACTTTGTGTTATTTCATTTCAAGACTTTGAggataatataaaaaaagacaaatataaactaaaataCTTGTGTTGGGTGTAGGTTCAGCATTTTGCTTCtgtgtaaagaaaagaaaagagaaaaacaatggACAGGATTGAGTGAAGACTAATCTTAAAAAgaaatattcttttatttttgaagAAACTACATATTCATCTGCATAACTGAAATGTTACAACGACACTATTAAAAATAAGGCGGTGGATTGACAAATACCTTGGGTCCTCTCTTATGGCGAACtttaatgacatttttgcaaCCTTCTGTATCTATGTGGAGAGTCTGTTTTAAGATAACAAGCATGTTTAACATGGTTTTAACACTGTCTACTTTAACAGTTActttgaaataaaacaaacaaaagacaacaaaaagGCAATTAAATCTTAAAACTTTAAATCTTACTTTGACAAAAAATGAAAACACAGCTGTCTTTGTGAAAGTGATGTTAGCTGCTCTTCCTCCAACAATATTAGCTGTAAAGCAATATTAATATAAGTGTTGACAGAAGAAAAAGATGaactaaaatattttcttattataAGAACCACACAGAATCTACACTTTGTAGGTGTTAATTGGGACATGACATGACAATGTGTGTTAAACAGAACTGAGAgaactaaaaatatttaataaacagaaaaatcTATGGAACATAATTCTGTTTAAATCTGATGTCTGTGGAATTATGCAGACATAAATTATGTGCAAGCTTGCTTAATACTAAGCCAAATATATCTACAGGTTTGTGAGTTGTGTCAAATGAAACAACAGCTTTGTTCCTTCGCAAAACTTActttgcctcactgtaaccttgatttttgcttttttaaagaaaatgacagacaagttgaaatatttttttgtgataatcaacattatgccacaaatgctgtcgattgagcttaacttgtattaaacccagaatattcctttaagggattaAGATAAAGACCACACCAATGTTTCTGCCAGAAAACACGGCTTATatgtttaacatacagtatgtaaacgcataagcagcGTTTGTTTAGGtatttgaagagtgtgcatgtgctcaAGTGTGCCGAGGTAACAcaactttctggtgtccatgaaAATGAGGTATTATACTTTGATATACATTCGATCTCTTTAGAAGTTATAACTACAACCCCTGCGTAATGTCTTTAACAACAGCTTTATATTGTTGAACCAGTGTGGTTCAAACGACGCAAGTGCGACAATgttactatggtttcgggaaacagtcatgactagctagttaatttctccaatgttGCATCGTACTACGGTGGTTGAACATTGAGTTACGTAACTGTAAGGGAAATGCATGTTTACTGGCCCAAATAAAAAAAGCCCAAGTCTCTTCTATGATATTCGATATTAATGTCCTAATGTTATTTGCTGTAACTTTAACAGCAAGTATCCTCAGTGATAAGCATACCTTTTTCATTGCAGATGTTTCCTTCCACTGTAATCAGTGTTTAACATCACTAATAAGCACCCTGATCATGGCATTCTCATTGTTAGCCTACAAATAAGAAATTAGTTTTAGTATTAGAATACAGAAAACATCAAACTGGCACTGATCTGACCTTGTATTTACAGGAATCCAATCCTTTATGTCTGGCTGTACGTTGTCCTTTTGTGGTATTAAATCTTTGTTTGGGGGAATATCTGGTTCATCTCTTAAGGATGGTTCAGCATCACTGTCCATGTACtctacagtgatgtgaaaaagtatttgcccctttcctatttttgtgtatttatcatactaaattgttttagatcttcaaaccaaatataacataaaacaaaggcaacctcagtaaacacaaaataaagtttttaaatatatatatatatatatatatatatatatatatatatatatatatatatatatatatatttatttatttaagcaaaaaagttatccaacacctatataacccatgtgaaaaactaactgcccccttaaacctaacagctggttgtgccacctttagcagcaacaactgcaaccaaattcttccgataactggagatcagtctttcacaacgctgtggtggaattttggcccactcttctttgcagaactgctttagttcaaccTCATTGGAGGGTCTTCGAGCATGAACTGCATGTTGAAGTTCCtgcacagcatctcaatcaggttcaagtcaggactttgactaggccactccaaaactttaaattTGCTTGTTTTGATCCATTTAGAGTTGGACTTACCcctatgctttggatcaatgtcttgctgcataatccagttgcgcttgagcttcaaatcACAGACTGATAACTGGACGTTCTCCTTAAGAATTTTctagtagagagcagaattcatgttttcctcaattattgcaagtcgccctgaccCTGAAGCAGGAAAGCATCCCCACacaatcacactaccaccaccatgcttgaccgtaggtatgatgttctttttgtggaattctgtgtttgattaatgccagatgtaacgggaccccagtcttccaaacagttccactttcgactcatcagtccacagaac
Encoded proteins:
- the card9 gene encoding caspase recruitment domain-containing protein 9 isoform X3; translated protein: MSDGPGGFELEEDDECWARLEDYRMLLIKTIEPSRITPYLRQCKVLSSEDEEQIYNDPSLVIRRRKVGVLLDILQRTGLKGYEAFLESLELDYPDVYRKITGKEPARVFSILIDTAGECGLTQFLMSEVSRLQKLAQDERRARREMSAQAEEQLNTIRQLQLCETELHKQQERVQRMREERERVCEEARKLRDENYRLMHDLTRLSEEKNCALMSNRDLQLEEHENLDPQSLEDFKQQSQAQYQELVNDVYNIRRDLHDAEKLRDKYREEKDELELKCTMLKKDSTMYRDRMEDILKQLEEVIKERDKAISTREEYHLENSKNLQDKDQYRKQIREMGERYDELQVQLFRTQGEVLALQAKLRKQKTPIQVNSEDSSLLSSFELKSQTSEEECRERCEKDMSEESQSQTSGEYNSYLFPERFSEEDVLTNCKVRGRCNFYYRRKRALRTKRFTVKENVQSILDNTTGSDTDGM
- the card9 gene encoding caspase recruitment domain-containing protein 9 isoform X1; amino-acid sequence: MSDGPGGFELEEDDECWARLEDYRMLLIKTIEPSRITPYLRQCKVLSSEDEEQIYNDPSLVIRRRKVGVLLDILQRTGLKGYEAFLESLELDYPDVYRKITGKEPARVFSILIDTAGECGLTQFLMSEVSRLQKLAQDERRARREMSAQAEEQLNTIRQLQLCETELHKQQERVQRMREERERVCEEARKLRDENYRLMHDLTRLSEEKNCALMSNRDLQLEIERLKHSLMNAESDSKIQRKKTITLKNAMEQRPSQEMIWQMQRENDLLTARIQELESASKEHENLDPQSLEDFKQQSQAQYQELVNDVYNIRRDLHDAEKLRDKYREEKDELELKCTMLKKDSTMYRDRMEDILKQLEEVIKERDKAISTREEYHLENSKNLQDKDQYRKQIREMGERYDELQVQLFRTQGEVLALQAKLRKQKTPIQVNSEDSSLLSSFELKSQTSEEECRERCEKDMSEESQSQTSGEYNSYLFPERFSEEDVLTNCKVRGRCNFYYRRKRALRTKRFTVKENVQSILDNTTGSDTDGM
- the card9 gene encoding caspase recruitment domain-containing protein 9 isoform X2 — encoded protein: MSDGPGGFELEEDDECWARLEDYRMLLIKTIEPSRITPYLRQCKVLSSEDEEQIYNDPSLVIRRRKVGVLLDILQRTGLKGYEAFLESLELDYPDVYRKITGKEPARVFSILIDTAGECGLTQFLMSEVSRLQKLAQDERRARREMSAQAEEQLNTIRQLQLCETELHKQQERVQRMREERERVCEEARKLRDENYRLMHDLTRLSEEKNCALMSNRDLQLEIERLKHSLMNAESDSKIQRKKTITLKNAMEQRPSQEMIWQMQRENDLLTARIQELESASKEHENLDPQSLEDFKQQSQAQYQELVNDVYNIRRDLHDAEKLRDKYREEKDELELKCTMLKKDSTMYRDRMEDILKQLEEVIKERDKAISTREEYHLENSKNLQDKDQYRKQIREMGERYDELQVQLFRTQGEVLALQAKLRKQKTPIQVNSEDSSLLSSFELKSQTSEEECRERCEKDMSEESQSQTSGEYNSYLFPERFSEEDVLTNCKVRGRCNFYYRRNAPNVVL